From a region of the Lactuca sativa cultivar Salinas chromosome 4, Lsat_Salinas_v11, whole genome shotgun sequence genome:
- the LOC111891673 gene encoding probable inactive poly [ADP-ribose] polymerase SRO5, whose product MLQLLPAAMDPRLVGDDEGTSSSFGGDDEIRRPITEDSVSGGSSEDEDDSSSISDCESVISGSRIVEHTRIQPEGLVRLDESEKMYGIIEKKFISRLDVHGVKAQIQNIHRNLFNTSAITQARLRSFQIFSKAVEIKNEGVANIKYAWFGASKDEIHNIILHGFGHENIQKNGSFSHGVVLSPDHSPLESVESAIVDEDGVKHLLLCRVILGKLELVNPSSTQCHPSSENFQSGVDDLVSPKKFIVWSNQMNTHILPEFVVSFKTPSKPSNVNRSQSDGVRIQKPVSPWIPIPELIAALSKILPPKSMKEITQYRRSYIEHKISRRDMIQGIRECTGDSLLLMVLKDFTEQRKHGLN is encoded by the exons ATGTTGCAATTGTTGCCGGCTGCCATGGATCCGAGATTGGTAGGCGATGATGAAGGAACCTCCTCGAGTTTTGGTGGTGACGATGAAATCCGTCGTCCGATTACAGAAGACTCCGTTTCTGGGGGGAGCTCGGAAGATGAGGATGATTCCTCATCTATTTCTGATTGTGAAAGTGTTATCTCCGGAAGTAGAATCGTCGAACATACCAGGATTCAACCAGAAGGATTGGTTCGATTGGATGAGAGTGAAAAAATGTACGGGATTATCGAGAAAAAGTTCATATCGAGATTGGATGTTCATGGGGTTAAGGCTCAAATTCAAAACATCCATAGGAATCTGTTCAATACCAGTGCGATTACCCAAGCTAGACTGAGGAGCTTCCAGATTTTCTCAAAAGCTGTGGAGATTAAAAATGAAGGTGTGGCTAATATCAAGTATGCTTGGTTTGGTGCTTCAAAAGATGAAATTCACAACATCATTCTGCACGGATTTGGCCATGAGAATATTCAAAAGAACGGCTCTTTTAGTCATGGCGTTGTTCTATCTCCTGATCATTCCCCACTTGAAAG TGTGGAGTCTGCAATTGTCGATGAAGATGGGGTAAAACACCTTCTGCTGTGCCGAGTGATATTGGGTAAATTGGAGCTTGTGAATCCTTCTTCTACGCAATGCCACCCGAGTTCAGAGAATTTTCAGTCGGGAGTCGACGATTTGGTTTCCCCTAAAAAGTTCATCGTATGGAGTAATCAGATGAACACTCACATATTGCCAGAATTCGTCGTCAGCTTCAAGACACCATCGAAACCTTCAAACGTGAACA GATCTCAATCAGATGGAGTTCGAATTCAGAAACCCGTTTCCCCATGGATCCCAATTCCAGAACTCATTGCAGCACTTTCCAAGATTCTGCCTCCTAAATCCATGAAGGAGATCACACAGTATCGTCGCAGTTACATT GAACATAAAATCTCTAGACGTGATATGATACAAGGAATCAGAGAATGTACAGGTGACAGCCTGTTGCTGATGGTTCTAAAAGATTTCACAGAGCAGCGAAAACATGGCCTGAATTGA